The following coding sequences lie in one Mycobacterium sp. DL440 genomic window:
- a CDS encoding iron-siderophore ABC transporter substrate-binding protein → MLINRPRAAVAVIAAAATLASGCSSAEQTPQSQTSISTSVTKIADSGVLGNDRKPDESCAAEPAAADQSAREVRNARPDGADIPESTEVRGDPQRIVALSGDQLDALCALGLQSRIVAAALPEGSSEVSSYLGAVVHGVAPAGSRSAPDLDAVKAADPELILGSAALTPASFGALSAIAPTVFTGAPGAAWRDTLRAVGEATGRKDAAADLITKFDDAARDTGAKNDAPHFQASVVQLTENTVRVYGADTFPGSVLAAVGLDRPAAQRFTDKPYEELGTADADYRSADADIVYVSFTSAAARDNAPKILQSPAWRALSAAKDNRVFVVNNEVWQAGQNIVAARGILDDLRWVNAPIN, encoded by the coding sequence GTGCTGATCAACCGACCCCGCGCCGCAGTCGCGGTGATCGCCGCGGCCGCGACACTCGCCAGTGGATGCAGTTCGGCGGAGCAGACGCCGCAGTCACAGACTTCGATCTCGACCAGCGTCACCAAGATCGCCGATTCCGGCGTGTTGGGTAATGATCGCAAGCCCGACGAGTCCTGCGCGGCCGAGCCCGCGGCCGCCGATCAATCGGCGCGGGAGGTCCGCAACGCGCGCCCCGACGGCGCCGATATTCCCGAGTCCACCGAGGTGCGCGGCGACCCACAGCGCATCGTTGCACTGTCCGGCGACCAGCTGGACGCGTTGTGCGCGCTGGGCCTGCAGTCCCGGATCGTCGCGGCCGCGCTTCCCGAAGGCTCGTCCGAGGTGTCCTCCTATCTGGGCGCCGTCGTGCACGGGGTGGCTCCGGCCGGCAGTCGGAGCGCGCCGGACCTGGATGCCGTCAAGGCTGCCGACCCGGAGTTGATCCTGGGTTCGGCGGCGCTGACTCCTGCGTCCTTCGGCGCACTGTCGGCGATCGCCCCGACGGTGTTCACCGGTGCGCCCGGCGCCGCCTGGCGTGACACGTTGCGTGCGGTGGGTGAGGCGACGGGCCGCAAGGACGCCGCAGCGGACCTGATCACGAAGTTCGACGACGCCGCCCGCGACACCGGCGCGAAGAACGACGCCCCGCACTTCCAGGCCTCAGTGGTTCAGCTGACCGAGAACACCGTCCGGGTGTACGGGGCCGACACTTTCCCGGGCAGTGTGCTCGCTGCGGTGGGATTGGATCGCCCTGCCGCGCAACGGTTTACCGACAAGCCCTACGAAGAGCTCGGCACCGCCGACGCCGACTACCGCAGCGCGGACGCAGACATCGTCTACGTCTCGTTCACGTCCGCAGCAGCCCGGGACAACGCGCCCAAGATCCTCCAGAGCCCGGCCTGGCGGGCGCTGTCGGCGGCCAAGGACAACCGGGTGTTCGTGGTGAACAACGAGGTCTGGCAGGCGGGCCAGAACATCGTGGCCGCCCGCGGCATCCTCGATGATCTGCGCTGGGTCAACGCGCCCATCAACTAA
- the ctaD gene encoding cytochrome c oxidase subunit I, with protein MVAEAPPIGEVEARRPFPERMGPKGNLIYKLITTTDHKLIGIMYCVACFAFFFIGGLMALLMRTELAMPGLQFLSNEQFNQLFTMHGTVMLLFYATPIVFGFANLVLPLQIGAPDVAFPRLNALSFWLFLFGALIAMGGFITPGGAADFGWTAYSPLTDAIHSPGAGGDLWILGLAVGGLGTILGGVNMITTIVCMRAPGMTMFRMPIFTWNILVTSILVLLAFPILTAALFGLAADRHLGAHIYDPANGGVLLWQHLFWFFGHPEVYIIALPFFGIVSEIFPVFSRKPIFGYTTLIYATISIAALSVAVWAHHMYATGAVLLPFFSFMTFLIAVPTGIKFFNWIGTMWKGQLTFETPMLFSVGFLITFLLGGLSGVLLASPPIDFHVTDSYFVIAHFHYVLFGTIVFATYAGIYFWFPKMTGRLLDERLGKLHFWLTFIGFHTTFLVQHWVGDEGMPRRYADYLPSDGFTTLNVISTIGAFILGISTLPFVWNVFKSWRYGEPVMVDDPWGYGNSLEWATSCPPPRHNFTELPRIRSERPAFELHYPHMVERMRAEAHVGRTHHPELESADSSS; from the coding sequence TTGGTAGCCGAAGCGCCCCCAATCGGAGAAGTCGAGGCACGTCGTCCTTTTCCGGAACGGATGGGCCCCAAGGGCAATCTGATCTACAAGCTCATCACGACGACCGATCACAAGCTGATCGGCATCATGTACTGCGTCGCCTGCTTCGCCTTCTTCTTCATCGGCGGTCTGATGGCGCTGCTCATGCGTACCGAATTGGCGATGCCCGGGTTGCAGTTCCTGAGCAATGAGCAGTTCAACCAGCTGTTCACCATGCACGGCACGGTGATGCTGCTGTTCTATGCCACCCCGATCGTGTTCGGGTTCGCCAACCTGGTGCTGCCGCTGCAGATCGGCGCGCCCGACGTGGCATTCCCGCGGCTGAACGCCCTGTCGTTCTGGCTGTTCCTGTTCGGTGCGCTGATCGCGATGGGCGGCTTCATCACCCCCGGCGGTGCCGCGGACTTCGGATGGACGGCCTACTCACCGCTGACCGACGCCATCCACTCCCCGGGCGCCGGTGGTGACCTGTGGATCCTGGGTCTGGCCGTCGGTGGTCTGGGCACCATCCTCGGTGGCGTCAACATGATCACCACCATCGTGTGCATGCGTGCGCCGGGCATGACCATGTTCCGGATGCCGATCTTCACCTGGAACATCCTGGTGACGTCGATCCTGGTGCTGTTGGCCTTCCCGATCCTGACCGCCGCGCTGTTCGGCCTCGCCGCCGACCGCCACCTGGGCGCCCACATCTACGACCCCGCCAACGGCGGCGTCCTGTTGTGGCAGCACCTGTTCTGGTTCTTCGGTCACCCCGAGGTGTACATCATCGCGCTGCCGTTCTTCGGCATCGTGTCCGAGATCTTCCCGGTGTTCAGCCGCAAACCGATCTTCGGTTACACCACGCTGATCTACGCCACCATCAGCATCGCGGCCCTGTCGGTCGCCGTGTGGGCGCACCACATGTACGCCACCGGCGCCGTCCTGCTGCCGTTCTTCTCCTTCATGACGTTCCTGATCGCTGTCCCGACCGGCATCAAGTTCTTCAACTGGATCGGCACGATGTGGAAGGGCCAGCTGACATTCGAGACGCCGATGCTGTTCTCGGTCGGCTTCCTGATCACCTTCCTGCTCGGTGGCCTGTCCGGCGTGCTGCTGGCCAGCCCGCCGATCGACTTCCACGTCACCGACAGCTACTTCGTCATCGCGCACTTCCACTACGTGCTCTTCGGCACCATCGTGTTCGCCACCTACGCGGGCATCTACTTCTGGTTCCCGAAGATGACCGGACGTCTGCTCGACGAACGCCTGGGCAAGCTGCATTTCTGGCTGACCTTCATCGGCTTCCACACCACCTTCCTGGTGCAGCACTGGGTCGGTGACGAGGGCATGCCGCGTCGCTACGCCGACTACCTGCCGTCGGACGGCTTCACCACGCTCAACGTGATCTCCACGATCGGTGCCTTCATCCTGGGCATCTCGACGTTGCCGTTCGTGTGGAACGTGTTCAAGAGCTGGCGCTACGGCGAGCCGGTGATGGTCGACGACCCCTGGGGTTACGGCAACTCGCTGGAGTGGGCGACCTCTTGCCCGCCGCCGCGGCACAACTTCACCGAGCTGCCCCGGATCCGTTCGGAGCGTCCGGCGTTCGAGCTGCACTACCCGCACATGGTCGAGCGGATGCGCGCCGAGGCCCACGTGGGCCGCACGCATCACCCAGAGCTCGAGTCTGCGGACAGCTCCAGCTGA
- the serB gene encoding phosphoserine phosphatase SerB, translating into MTGAPRERSSVLITVTGVDQPGVTSALFEVLARHQVELRNVEQVVVRGRLTLGVLVAAPIETAADALRSDVETAIHRLGLDVTIERSHDMPVMREPSTHTIVVLGRPITAEAFSVVARAVAGLGVNIDTIRGVSDYPVTGLELRVSVPPGAAYGQLQSALAQVAADEGVDIALEDYSLARRAKRLIVFDVDSTLIQGEVIEMLAARAGMEAQVAAVTEAAMRGELDFAESLHRRVATLAGLPASVLDDVAEQVELTPGARTTIRTLRRLGFHCGVVSGGFRQVIEPLAHELMLDYVAANELEVIDGKLTGRVIGQIIDRPGKAKALRDFAQQVGVPMEQTVAVGDGANDIDMLAAAGLGVAFNAKPALREVADASLSHPYLDTVLFILGVTRGEIEAADALDGVLRRVEIPED; encoded by the coding sequence ATGACTGGTGCTCCACGAGAGCGCTCGTCGGTTCTGATCACCGTCACCGGGGTCGATCAGCCCGGTGTCACCTCGGCACTGTTCGAGGTGCTCGCCCGCCATCAAGTGGAACTGCGCAACGTCGAACAGGTCGTGGTCCGCGGCCGGCTCACCCTGGGTGTGCTGGTCGCGGCACCCATCGAAACGGCTGCCGACGCCCTGCGCAGTGACGTCGAGACAGCGATTCACCGACTCGGCCTGGACGTGACGATCGAGCGCAGCCACGACATGCCCGTCATGCGCGAGCCCTCGACGCACACGATCGTGGTGCTGGGCCGTCCGATCACCGCCGAGGCGTTCAGCGTGGTGGCCCGCGCGGTGGCGGGCTTGGGCGTCAACATCGACACGATCCGCGGGGTGTCCGACTACCCGGTGACCGGCCTGGAACTGCGGGTGTCGGTGCCGCCAGGCGCCGCCTACGGTCAACTGCAGTCGGCGTTGGCCCAGGTGGCGGCGGATGAAGGCGTCGACATCGCGCTCGAGGATTACAGCCTGGCCCGTCGGGCCAAACGCCTCATCGTCTTCGACGTCGATTCCACTCTGATCCAGGGTGAGGTCATCGAGATGCTGGCCGCCCGGGCCGGCATGGAAGCCCAGGTGGCCGCCGTCACCGAAGCCGCGATGCGCGGCGAGCTGGATTTCGCCGAATCCCTGCACCGCCGGGTGGCGACCCTGGCGGGCCTGCCCGCTTCGGTGCTCGACGATGTCGCCGAACAAGTCGAGCTGACGCCCGGCGCCCGGACCACCATCCGGACCCTGCGGCGGCTCGGCTTTCACTGCGGCGTGGTGTCAGGCGGCTTCCGTCAGGTCATCGAGCCGCTCGCCCACGAACTCATGCTGGACTACGTGGCCGCCAACGAACTGGAGGTCATCGACGGCAAGCTGACCGGGCGCGTCATCGGCCAGATCATCGACCGCCCAGGAAAAGCCAAGGCGCTGAGAGATTTCGCCCAGCAGGTCGGCGTGCCCATGGAACAGACCGTGGCCGTCGGCGACGGGGCCAACGACATCGACATGCTGGCGGCCGCCGGACTCGGCGTCGCCTTCAACGCCAAGCCCGCGTTGCGTGAGGTCGCGGACGCCTCGTTGAGCCATCCGTACTTGGACACCGTGCTGTTCATCCTCGGCGTCACCCGCGGCGAGATCGAGGCCGCAGACGCCCTGGACGGCGTGTTGCGTCGCGTCGAGATCCCGGAGGACTGA
- a CDS encoding PLP-dependent aminotransferase family protein has protein sequence MSADMATRALDVDLLARELGNWRTSSQSGPAYLGLADAIRLLIVDGRVPVGSRIPSERALAESLRVSRTTVTAAFAQLRDDGYLHARRGARSITALPAAGHIQPETTTPRVSLAAAALSAPGTAVLEAFAEGARDIAPYLREPGHELMGVGPLRAAIAERYCSRGLPTDPSQIMVTTGAQHAIGLILASHTQPGDRVLVEQPTYHGALSAISTAGARAVPVALTDDGWELDAVQAALRQLAPSLAYLVPDSHNPTGFTMPIAERKRLGQIISDTRTRTIVDESIADMWIDEAPPEPLAASVPRNDLVLTIGSMSKSFWGGLRVGWIRAERGTLATIAAIRSSVDLGTPILEQLAAARLLAMRAEVLPERREIIRARREFLVALLARELPDWQPGHGRGGMSLWVKLPTPMSTALSAAAMRLGLDVPAGPRFGVDGTLERFIRLPYALPEPELEEAVQLLSRAWHSITGTLSAQPQTLVV, from the coding sequence ATGTCTGCGGATATGGCCACCAGAGCTCTCGATGTGGACCTGTTGGCGCGCGAATTGGGCAACTGGCGTACCTCGAGTCAAAGTGGCCCCGCCTACCTGGGCCTGGCCGATGCCATCCGGCTGCTCATCGTGGACGGCCGTGTTCCGGTCGGGTCACGAATTCCCAGCGAACGGGCCCTGGCGGAGTCCCTGCGGGTGTCGCGCACCACGGTCACCGCGGCCTTCGCCCAGCTGCGCGACGACGGGTACCTGCACGCGCGCCGCGGGGCCCGCAGCATCACCGCCCTGCCGGCCGCCGGCCACATTCAGCCCGAGACCACCACGCCGAGGGTCAGCCTGGCCGCCGCCGCTCTGTCCGCACCCGGCACCGCCGTACTGGAAGCGTTCGCCGAAGGGGCCCGCGATATCGCGCCGTACCTGCGCGAGCCCGGTCACGAACTGATGGGAGTCGGCCCGCTGCGTGCGGCCATCGCCGAAAGATATTGCTCCAGAGGTCTACCCACCGATCCGAGCCAGATCATGGTGACCACCGGCGCCCAGCACGCCATCGGACTGATCCTGGCCAGCCACACCCAGCCGGGCGACCGGGTCCTCGTCGAGCAGCCCACCTATCACGGTGCTCTGTCGGCGATCTCGACCGCGGGAGCGCGGGCGGTCCCGGTCGCACTCACCGACGACGGCTGGGAGCTCGACGCCGTGCAGGCCGCGCTGCGGCAGCTCGCCCCGAGTCTGGCCTACCTGGTTCCCGACAGCCACAACCCGACCGGGTTCACCATGCCCATCGCAGAGCGAAAGCGGTTGGGGCAGATCATTTCCGATACGCGCACCCGCACCATCGTCGACGAATCGATCGCCGACATGTGGATCGACGAGGCGCCGCCCGAACCGCTGGCGGCCTCGGTGCCCCGCAACGATCTGGTGCTGACCATCGGCTCGATGTCGAAATCGTTCTGGGGTGGTCTGCGCGTCGGCTGGATTCGCGCCGAGCGCGGCACGCTGGCCACCATCGCCGCGATCCGATCCTCGGTGGACCTCGGCACCCCGATCCTCGAACAACTCGCGGCGGCGCGGTTGCTCGCGATGCGCGCGGAGGTGCTGCCGGAACGGCGCGAGATCATCCGCGCCCGTAGGGAGTTCCTCGTGGCGCTGCTGGCCCGGGAACTTCCGGATTGGCAGCCCGGGCACGGCCGCGGCGGAATGTCGCTGTGGGTGAAGCTACCCACGCCGATGAGCACCGCATTGTCGGCCGCCGCGATGCGCCTGGGTCTGGATGTGCCCGCCGGGCCGCGGTTCGGGGTGGACGGCACGCTGGAGCGGTTCATCCGGCTGCCTTATGCGCTGCCGGAGCCGGAATTGGAAGAGGCGGTGCAACTGTTGTCGCGGGCCTGGCACAGCATCACCGGCACGCTCAGCGCGCAACCGCAGACGTTGGTGGTCTGA
- a CDS encoding YitT family protein, which translates to MRAAFQRGALLLVGLCGYGVSMAMMVRAGLGLDPWDVFHQGLTRHTSLSLGMASAAIGVVVLLAWIPLRNRPGIGTVANVIVIAVTVDATLAVLPAPSALPVRIAMLIGAVVLNAISTVLYIGAGLGPGPRDGLMTGLVARTGLSVRLVRTGIEATVLAVGWLLGGTVGIGTVVYAVGIGPLVQLFLRLTPRSLLFHDFSGGRARADRDPITTMGEWPQGNAPTRQSAMTETEPTPTC; encoded by the coding sequence ATGAGGGCCGCATTCCAACGCGGAGCGCTGCTCCTGGTCGGCCTGTGCGGTTACGGCGTGTCGATGGCGATGATGGTGCGCGCCGGGCTCGGACTCGATCCATGGGACGTCTTCCATCAGGGCCTCACCCGGCACACATCGCTGTCCCTCGGGATGGCCTCGGCCGCCATCGGCGTCGTCGTCCTCCTGGCCTGGATCCCGCTGCGCAACCGGCCCGGAATTGGGACCGTCGCCAACGTCATCGTCATTGCTGTCACCGTCGATGCGACGCTGGCCGTCCTTCCGGCGCCGTCAGCATTGCCGGTGCGCATCGCGATGTTGATCGGTGCCGTGGTGCTCAACGCCATCAGCACCGTGCTCTACATCGGCGCCGGCCTGGGCCCGGGTCCTCGCGACGGCCTCATGACCGGACTCGTGGCCCGGACCGGGCTGTCGGTGCGCCTGGTGCGCACCGGGATTGAGGCGACGGTGCTGGCCGTGGGCTGGCTACTGGGCGGCACCGTCGGCATCGGCACCGTCGTCTACGCCGTCGGGATCGGGCCGTTGGTGCAGCTGTTCCTGCGACTGACCCCACGATCCTTGTTGTTCCACGATTTCAGCGGCGGGCGTGCCCGAGCGGACCGGGACCCGATCACTACGATGGGCGAGTGGCCTCAGGGGAACGCACCGACTCGACAATCAGCGATGACGGAGACGGAACCGACCCCGACCTGTTGA
- a CDS encoding ABC transporter ATP-binding protein, whose translation MASGERTDSTISDDGDGTDPDLLIDFARVTLRRGGNTLVGPITWAVELDERWVVIGPNGAGKTSLLRIAAATEHPSSGTAYVLGERLGRTDMSELRARVGLSSSALSQRIPDDEVVRDLVVSAGYAVLGRWREDYEDVDYAQAVDMLESVGAEHLAERTYGTLSEGERKRVLIARSLMTDPELLLLDEPAAGLDLGGREELVARLTDLAADPDAPAMVLVTHHVEEIPVGFSHALILSEGHAVASGLLTEVLTAENLSKAFGQSIALDVIDGRYFARRTRSRAAHRRRE comes from the coding sequence GTGGCCTCAGGGGAACGCACCGACTCGACAATCAGCGATGACGGAGACGGAACCGACCCCGACCTGTTGATCGACTTCGCGCGCGTGACCCTGCGCCGCGGCGGCAACACTCTGGTCGGGCCGATCACCTGGGCCGTCGAGCTCGACGAACGCTGGGTGGTCATCGGTCCGAACGGCGCAGGCAAGACCTCGCTGCTGCGGATCGCGGCGGCCACCGAACATCCCTCGTCGGGCACCGCCTACGTGCTCGGTGAACGGCTGGGCCGCACCGACATGTCTGAGTTGCGGGCTCGCGTCGGACTCAGTAGCTCAGCGCTGTCGCAGCGGATTCCCGACGACGAGGTGGTGCGCGATCTGGTGGTATCGGCCGGCTATGCCGTGCTGGGCCGCTGGCGCGAGGACTACGAGGATGTCGACTACGCCCAGGCCGTCGACATGCTGGAGAGCGTGGGTGCCGAACACCTCGCCGAACGCACCTACGGGACGCTGTCGGAAGGCGAACGCAAACGGGTCCTGATCGCCCGCTCGCTGATGACCGACCCCGAGCTCCTTCTGCTCGACGAGCCCGCGGCCGGACTCGACCTCGGCGGGCGTGAAGAGCTGGTGGCGCGATTGACGGATCTGGCTGCCGACCCCGATGCGCCGGCCATGGTGCTGGTCACCCATCATGTCGAGGAGATTCCGGTGGGATTCAGCCACGCGCTGATCCTGTCGGAAGGCCATGCGGTTGCGTCGGGTCTGCTGACCGAGGTGTTGACTGCTGAGAACCTGTCCAAGGCGTTCGGCCAGTCGATCGCCCTGGATGTGATCGACGGGCGCTACTTCGCCCGCCGAACCAGGAGCCGTGCGGCTCATAGGAGGCGTGAATGA
- a CDS encoding NUDIX hydrolase has protein sequence MTDPLVPRPAATVMLVRDAAEAIEVFMMRRHAAMEFVAGVMVFPGGGVDDRDRNADIAWFGPGPDWWAQRLGVDTGLAEALVCAAARETFEESGVLFAGSPSGTGNPGIVSDASVYGEARAALANHSLSFADFLRDEKLVLRADLLRPWDNWITPKEERTRRYDTFFFVGALPEGQRADGENTETDRAFWSTPQAGLDDFEQGNSFLLPPTWTQLNSLSGRSVADVLATERKIVATEPNLSLGEGSWQIEFFDSGRYNAARNHRAPLDRGPAAGESTQ, from the coding sequence ATGACCGACCCCCTGGTGCCGCGGCCGGCGGCCACAGTGATGTTGGTCCGGGACGCCGCCGAAGCGATCGAAGTCTTCATGATGCGCAGGCACGCGGCGATGGAGTTCGTCGCCGGGGTGATGGTGTTCCCCGGCGGCGGAGTCGACGACCGCGACCGCAACGCCGATATCGCCTGGTTCGGTCCCGGACCGGATTGGTGGGCCCAGCGCCTCGGGGTGGACACCGGGCTTGCCGAGGCGCTCGTGTGCGCCGCGGCCCGGGAGACCTTCGAGGAATCCGGGGTCCTGTTCGCCGGTTCCCCCAGCGGAACGGGCAATCCGGGCATCGTGTCCGACGCGTCCGTCTACGGCGAAGCACGTGCCGCCCTGGCCAACCACTCGTTGTCGTTCGCCGACTTCCTGCGCGACGAGAAGCTCGTGCTGCGTGCCGACCTGCTGCGGCCGTGGGACAACTGGATCACTCCCAAAGAGGAACGCACCCGTCGCTACGACACTTTCTTCTTCGTGGGCGCGCTGCCCGAGGGACAGCGGGCCGACGGTGAGAACACCGAAACCGACCGTGCGTTCTGGAGCACCCCGCAGGCCGGCCTCGACGACTTCGAACAGGGCAATTCGTTCCTGCTGCCGCCGACCTGGACCCAGCTCAATTCCCTCAGCGGTCGCTCGGTCGCCGACGTACTGGCGACCGAGCGCAAGATCGTCGCCACCGAACCCAACCTCTCCCTGGGTGAAGGGAGCTGGCAGATCGAGTTCTTCGACAGCGGCCGGTACAACGCGGCCAGGAACCATCGGGCGCCCCTGGATAGAGGTCCAGCGGCCGGGGAATCTACCCAATGA
- a CDS encoding enoyl-CoA hydratase yields MSEFVSVITGVTPEQDGVGTLMLSRPPTNALTRQIYREIVAAAHELGERTDISVVILFGGHEIFCAGDDVPELRTLNTAEAAAADTALRQCVEAVAAIPKPTVAAITGYALGSGMTLAMAADWRVSGDNVKFGATEILAGLVPRAGGGALLAQTIGASKAKELVFSGRFVGAEEALELGLIDQMVAPDHVYDEALAWARRFVDHPVEVLAAAKAAVDGAVDRP; encoded by the coding sequence ATGAGCGAGTTCGTCAGCGTGATTACCGGGGTGACGCCGGAGCAGGACGGCGTCGGCACTCTGATGCTGTCGAGGCCACCGACCAACGCGCTGACTCGACAGATATACCGCGAGATCGTCGCGGCCGCCCATGAGCTGGGTGAACGCACCGACATCTCCGTGGTGATCCTGTTCGGTGGACACGAGATCTTCTGCGCCGGCGACGACGTACCCGAGCTGCGCACGCTGAACACCGCCGAGGCCGCGGCCGCGGACACGGCACTGCGCCAGTGCGTCGAGGCGGTGGCAGCCATCCCCAAACCCACCGTCGCCGCGATCACCGGCTACGCACTGGGCAGCGGAATGACCCTGGCGATGGCCGCCGATTGGCGGGTGAGCGGCGACAACGTCAAGTTCGGAGCGACCGAGATCCTGGCCGGCCTGGTTCCTCGCGCCGGCGGCGGTGCGCTGTTGGCCCAGACGATCGGCGCCAGCAAGGCCAAGGAACTGGTGTTCAGCGGACGGTTCGTCGGCGCCGAGGAAGCCCTGGAGCTCGGTCTGATCGACCAGATGGTGGCACCCGACCACGTCTACGACGAGGCGCTGGCCTGGGCACGGCGATTCGTCGACCATCCCGTGGAGGTGTTGGCCGCGGCGAAGGCTGCCGTCGACGGAGCGGTGGACCGGCCCTGA
- a CDS encoding class I SAM-dependent methyltransferase, producing MPTPNPHATAEQVEAAMHDSKLAQVLYHDWEAETYDEKWSISYDQRCIDYARGRFDAIVPEAEQRELPYDRALELGCGTGFFLLNLVQSGVARRGSVTDLSPGMVKVATRNGQSLGLDIDGRVADAEGIPYEDNTFDLVVGHAVLHHIPDVELSLREVVRVLKPGGRFVFAGEPTTTGNKYARELSTLTWHATTNLTKLPWLSEWRRPQAELDESSRAAALEAVVDLHTFDPADLERMASNAGAVEVRTASEEFTAAMLGWPVRTFEAAVPPERLGWGWAKFAFNSWTTLSWVDANVWRRVVPKGWFYNVMVTGVKPS from the coding sequence ATGCCGACTCCTAACCCGCACGCCACGGCCGAGCAGGTCGAAGCCGCGATGCACGACAGCAAGCTCGCGCAGGTGCTGTACCACGACTGGGAAGCCGAAACCTACGACGAGAAGTGGTCGATCTCCTACGACCAGCGGTGTATCGACTATGCCCGCGGCCGATTCGACGCGATCGTGCCCGAGGCCGAGCAGCGTGAGCTGCCGTACGACCGGGCCCTCGAGCTGGGCTGCGGTACCGGTTTCTTCCTGCTCAACCTGGTCCAGTCCGGGGTGGCGCGGCGCGGCTCGGTCACCGACCTGTCCCCGGGCATGGTCAAGGTGGCGACCCGCAACGGTCAGTCACTCGGCCTGGACATCGACGGACGGGTCGCCGACGCCGAGGGCATCCCGTACGAGGACAACACCTTCGACCTGGTGGTCGGGCACGCCGTACTGCACCACATTCCCGACGTCGAGCTCTCGCTGCGCGAGGTGGTCCGGGTGCTCAAGCCCGGCGGCCGTTTCGTCTTCGCCGGCGAGCCCACCACGACCGGCAACAAGTACGCGCGCGAGCTGTCCACTCTCACCTGGCACGCCACCACCAACCTGACCAAGCTGCCCTGGCTGAGCGAATGGCGTCGGCCCCAGGCCGAACTCGACGAGTCGTCCCGTGCCGCGGCGCTGGAAGCCGTCGTCGACCTGCACACCTTCGACCCGGCCGATCTGGAACGGATGGCCTCCAATGCCGGCGCGGTCGAAGTTCGCACCGCCAGCGAGGAATTCACCGCGGCGATGCTCGGCTGGCCGGTACGCACCTTCGAAGCAGCGGTGCCCCCGGAGCGCTTGGGCTGGGGCTGGGCCAAGTTCGCGTTCAACAGCTGGACCACGCTCAGCTGGGTCGACGCCAACGTGTGGCGCCGTGTGGTTCCCAAGGGCTGGTTCTACAACGTGATGGTCACCGGAGTTAAGCCGTCGTAG
- a CDS encoding class I SAM-dependent methyltransferase yields MSLTGAALVSDIASVRAQFGDHAAVLVETVQLRRRAQAKFTDPDRWLFTDEALQQATAAPVAAHRARRLTGARVHDATCSIGSELVTLRDCAAQVIGSDLDPVRLAMAANNLDDGGPAVSLCRADALVPITRDTVVIIDPARRSGGRRRFDPRAYTPALDAVLDVYGGRDLVVKCAPGIDFDELTKMGFTGEIEVTSVGGSVREACLWSPGLTEPGVRRRASMLETSEQITDAEPDDCPVAAAGRWIVDPDGAVVRAGLVRHYAARHGLWQLDPDIAYLSGDELPAGVRGFEVLEQLQFQERRLRAALAARSVGALEILIRGVDVDPDVLRTRMRLRGTEHLAVVIARLGSGAASRATAFICRPSR; encoded by the coding sequence ATGTCGTTGACCGGAGCGGCCTTGGTCAGCGACATCGCCTCGGTCCGAGCGCAATTCGGTGACCATGCGGCGGTGCTTGTGGAGACCGTGCAACTGCGCAGACGTGCGCAGGCCAAGTTCACCGACCCGGACCGGTGGCTGTTTACCGACGAGGCGCTGCAACAGGCGACTGCCGCACCGGTGGCCGCCCACCGGGCCCGCAGGCTGACTGGGGCGCGGGTTCACGACGCCACCTGTTCGATCGGCAGTGAGCTTGTGACACTGCGGGATTGCGCCGCTCAGGTGATCGGCAGCGACCTCGATCCGGTGCGGCTGGCGATGGCAGCCAACAATCTTGATGACGGCGGCCCCGCTGTGTCACTGTGCCGGGCCGACGCACTGGTGCCCATCACCCGCGACACGGTGGTGATCATCGACCCCGCCCGCCGGTCCGGCGGACGGCGCCGCTTCGACCCGCGTGCCTACACCCCGGCGCTCGACGCGGTCCTGGACGTCTACGGTGGCCGGGACCTGGTGGTGAAGTGTGCCCCGGGCATCGATTTCGACGAGCTCACCAAGATGGGGTTCACCGGTGAGATCGAGGTGACCTCGGTGGGCGGCAGCGTCCGGGAGGCCTGCCTGTGGTCACCCGGCCTGACCGAACCCGGTGTGCGGCGGCGGGCCAGCATGCTCGAAACGTCCGAACAGATCACCGACGCCGAACCCGACGACTGCCCGGTCGCCGCGGCGGGCCGCTGGATCGTCGACCCGGACGGTGCGGTGGTGCGCGCCGGGCTGGTGCGCCACTACGCGGCCCGGCACGGCCTGTGGCAGCTCGATCCCGACATCGCCTACCTGTCCGGTGACGAGCTGCCTGCCGGGGTGCGCGGCTTCGAGGTCCTCGAGCAGCTGCAATTCCAGGAACGCCGACTTCGGGCCGCGCTGGCTGCCCGGTCGGTAGGGGCACTGGAAATCCTGATCCGTGGCGTGGACGTCGACCCCGATGTGCTGCGGACGCGGATGCGGCTGCGCGGCACCGAGCACCTTGCCGTGGTGATCGCCCGGCTCGGTTCCGGGGCCGCCAGTCGGGCAACGGCATTCATTTGTCGCCCGTCTCGATAA